The sequence GTGTCGGGCAGGAGAGTCTCGATAGACTTTCCATTGCTCTTGGTGGGAACACCATTGTTCCGGTGGCTTCAGAGCAGCTCCCTGCTTATTTCTCCTCGCCTGAGTGGCAAAAACGACATGCTGCCCTTATAACTCTTGCCCAGATAGCTGAAGGTTGCTGCAAGGTATATGAATTTGACTGTTtgtttaatcataataatttggCTTGTTGCTCTGGTTGTTTTGGCCTTATTgcttgtgttatttatttatttatttttatgcaggtgATGATCAAGAACCTCGAGCAAGTTGTTAATATGGTCCTGACCTCATTCCAGGATCCTCATCCCCGTGTTCGATGGGCAGCAATCAATGCTATTGGTCAGTTGTCTACTGATTTGGGTCCAGATTTGCAGGACCAGTATCATCATAGAGTTCTGCCTGCGTTGGCAGGGGCAATGGATGATTTTCAAAATTCTCGTGTGCAGGCAAGCTTGCAATCTTATTTTACTTTGCTTTGCATTTTGCCATATAGgtcaatttattttatcatgtttgtcTTTGATTGATACTACCCAAATAAAAGAAGTTACGAAAATGAAAAGCATTTCCAAATAATCTgttcttttaattgttttgcCATAACAACTTTTGTCTGATGTTTTATCATGTACACAAGCTGCTGCTTTTTATACTTTGAAATAGAATGCTCACTCATATGTGTCGTGTTCTATTTTCAATTCAGGAATTGCTTGCTGGATGGTCCCACTTTATCAAAGttgatataagaaaaaaaaaaaatcctatatttGTTTAGGTTTCTTGTGCTGGGTATAAAATTGGGAAAATTAATGAGGGAACAAAAGTGAGTATCAAGGAAAAGTCaatctttgtttgtttgcttcAAGGTGTTGACGTAATTCATCTGAAAgtggattctctttttcttccacCTTATGATTGGCTAGTAGCTTTTAATTGCCTTGCAGTTTCATTCAGGAGCAAGCATAAGAAAGTAGATATCAAGTTCAATATTCATACAATTCCTTgtaggaaataaaataaatgttctATAATCACTTTTCAAATGACGTGACAATGCAGAACCATACATTGTTTTAGTTGGGcatttttcaattatattgACTTATAGGTTTTGGTCATCTAATGCTTGATCATTTATTGATAACATTTGTCTGAGGCTGACTAGAACAATGCCCTGTTTAAGTATCTCTGAGACCATAAGTTGATCAAATCACTGCAGGTTTAATTTGGGTAAATATCGAGGAAATCATTAGCCAAAGTCATTTTCACTGTGAGCAATTTGGCTTGATCTAGATTTGAGTAGTTCAGCTTCTTTTAGGCTATCTTGTAAacataattttgtgtttttctgcAGTACTGATTTAATCATGAGTTTTATTGGTGTGATAAAACTCAAGGCTAACTACTTTAGTTATGGTTGGATTATATAGAACTACCTTTTTGATTATATGCCCTGATGCCAAGTTAATTGGATAACGTTGCATATGCCATATTCTATATACGTGTGTGTTCAAGAGGatctttatttcttcttcctATTAGTTCTTGGCCTTAAGACCTACTCATATTAATGAGAAAAGTGAAAATTGTGCTGTCACATTTGCTGTTtccattgttattttttatcctGATCTATCCTTTAGTAATTCGCTTGATTGAAGTAGGCCATTAATTTCTGATTCGCTGTTACAAATTTTGTTTCAAGCCTTGTGTAATTTACGTGAGAAGCTATTTACCCCTTGTACCAATTTTCTATCACTATAATAGTTCTTTATCATGCCAGTTTTTCTTGGACTTTCTTTGCGTACCCTGTTGAACATgataatatcttttattttgtaggTATGACTGTCTCTCAGTGTATATCGCTTTTATTTCTGCAGGCACATGCTGCTTCAGCTGTTCTAAATTTCACTGAGAACTGCACCCCGGAAATCTTGGCACCTTACATGGATGGAATTGTTAGTAAATTGCTTGTATTGCTAGGGGTACGACACACATTTATATATGATGGCTTTCAATGCatttaatttatgttatgaGCAATGATTGAATGGGTTGTGGAATGTGGCATCTTCACTTTAGAGTGGGAAGCAGATGGTGCAAGAGGGAGCTTTGACAGCATTAGCTTCAGTTGCCGACTCCTCACAGGTATGTCTCTGAACAAGCTATGTTTTCTCCTGTATATAAatgaatttgtttatttttttaatgaacttcTGAGAACATTTGTTCATGCAGGAGCAATTCCAAAAGTACTATGATGCTGTCATGCCTTATCTTAAAACAATTTTGATGAATGCAACTGACAAGTCTAATAGAATGCTTCGTGCCAAATCTATGGAGTGCATTAGTTTGGTTGGAATGGCTGTGGGCAAGGATAAGTTCCGGGATGATGCTAAACAGGTGTGTCATTTGACCTATGATTTGTAGTTTCCAGCTTCAAATCATTTAGCTTATCATTTTCCCAGCGAAACTTATGCAATTCCATTGTAACTTTCAAGATCTTTTAATAGAAACAATTCTTAAAAATGACAGTTATATTCTTACCCTATTCTTTCGATGGAAAAACACTCTATTAGGAGCAACCCATTTCTATGGCTAAGAAATATTGTGTAAATTATTAATAGAGGCTATTATTATTAGAAAGGCattgaatttgcatcttggaaACCAAGATAAAAGGTGCTTGCCTGATTAGAGCAACTTGATGGCCACATGGACTGAATTTTTATATTGGATactggattttattttttgtatccTGATTAATTTTATGCACATGTATAAAGAACATTTtctggaatttttttcttttctctttgttttttatgtttagatCTTCAAGACGCTGCGAATTCACATGATTAAGCAGGTATTATCTTTGttattctttattaatttttcacttTATGCCAGGTGATGGAAGTGCTGATGGCATTGCAAGGTTCTCAATTGGAAGCGGATGATCCGATAACAAGCTACATGTTACAAGTAGGTTCTTCACTCCTAAAGCTTATTATATGGTCATCATTGGATTTTCTATCTTTTAATCCTTAATTTGTGTTCTAGGCATGGGCTAGGCTCTGCAAATGCCTTGGACAAGATTTTCTTCCATATATGAGTGTTGTTATGCCACCCTTGCTCCAGTCTGCTCAGCTTAAACCAGATGTGACAATTACATCTGCAGACTCAGATGATGATTTTGATGCATCAGATGATGAAAGGTTTGCCATTTAATGCCAAATCAAGATGACCTAGACTAACTATAAATAGATATCACACTTCATGTCTTGTCTGAATGCTGTTTCATTGTCTATCATCTTTTTACTGTGGGTCTTGTTAGTGCTAAACTTTCTGCTTCATTGCTAGTCTATATTCATCTGGTGTGACTTCCATTAGCCCTTTCTTAACATGGCATCTTCCTGATTGTGAGATTATATATTTGCACAGTTGCATGTGGATATCTTTATCTGAAATTGTTTCTGTTAGCATTTATATGACTCTGATTAGGAAGTGTTTCTGTAATTTAGCATTGAGACCATCACACTTGGTGATAAAAGAATCGGCATTAGGACTAGTGTTTTGGAGGAAAAAGCCACCGCTTGTAACATGCTATGTTGCTATGCTGATGAACTCAAGGAGGGTTTCTACCCATGGATCAGCCAGGTCTGTCATGGTTAACAGCATTTCATACCTTTTAGATAGCATCTTTATATGAACTGATCTTTATTTGAAGAAAATAATGAGCTGTTAAATCCGATGCAGGTTGCTCCTACATTGGTACCTCTTctcaagttttattttcatgaaGAAGTTAGAAAGGCTGCTGTTTCTGGTATTTAGGATTTTAATTGCTGTTTTCTCTGTAGTCACTTTCCTAGTTAAAATTCCCCAtaccatttttcttcttttctgtaGCTATGCCAGAATTGCTTCGCTCTGCTAAGCTGGCAGTGGAGAAGGGGCTAACACCAGGTCATGATGATTCATGTGTTAAGCAGTTATCTGACTATATAATCCCAGCTCTAGTTGAAGCTTTGCACAAGGTTTTCTTGACTTCTAAGTCTCTACACAGGTTTGCTGTTAGTTTGTGTTTCTCTGTAAtaatgttttcttctttttgtgcCACATCATTGCAGGAACCAGAAACTGAAATTTGTGTCAGCATGTTGGATGCATTGAACCAATGCATGCAGGTTAGCCTTTCAGACTAGTGATTCATGATCTTGAAAATTAGTTTTATAATgctttctaatttctttttgctttttctgCAATCTTTGCATCTTTTGCCCCTGGTAATAATGTTCATCAGACTTTGCACTCCATTTGCTACATGTTACCCTTCTTACTTGTCCTTGCAATAAGTTTATTTGGTAACAAGTAAAGTGGAAATCAACTGTAGAGGATGTATGGCTAGAACTGAATTTGTGACTGCTCCACtcagtgtaaaagttttttgaCCAGATAATGCCTCAGATGCCAACTTTTTTGTAACTGCacattttgttgattttgagtaggaaaattatgaaaatcttgGGTCATGGGATTGATGTGCAAGAATGATAGATGGTCATGGATTGTGTTCAGTTAGATCTTGCTACTCTCTTGCATGCTGTGGAGATTGAGAATACTTCTCTCTGTTCTATCATCAGTAGCGTGGTGGCTGTGCTATGTGCCTCtatttcattttgatatgtTAGAATTCCATGCTCCGTTGAAAATTTTGACCATCTGGTTCATTAAGGTTCTTTGTCAACTAGGAAAATGAAGTTTAACCCTTCTTGCAATTTATAAATTTCCTGgctataaatataattatgtctCTATTTCTTTTAGGCTAATGGGACCATTGAGATGAGAAATGGCTATTTCTGCTTCATGAGCCAAAAACAACCGCCACCCCTCGGGGTCTCACAAGTCTCCTTAAAAATCTCTTGATGTAGATAACAATCTAAGTTCCTATCAAGtatataacaaatttattttcctGTACTTGTGGAGAAGATATATAGCAACAAGGCATTTGATCaccttttttttgttcttttttttatttttaattttttttgttctattatTCATTTGTCTATTCAGCTCTCTGGCCCACTTTTAAATGAAGCCCAAGTGAGAAGTATAGTTGATGAAATCAAGCATGTGATCACTGCAAGCTCAACCAGGATAACAGAAAGAGCTGAACGGACAAAGACTGAAGATTTTGACACAGAGGAAGGGGAGTTtcttaaagaagaaaatgaacaaGAGGAAGAAATATTTGATCGGGTGTGTCATTCTTGTCACACATCATTCAATTATATGTTTGATAGGTGGTGGTCATTTCTATGTCACTTAAGTGTCCAATTAGATTATTATGACATTTTTTGACTCACTATTTGGATGTAGGTTGGTGATTGTTTGGGCACTTTGGTGAAGACCTTCAAAACTTCCTTCCTACCATTCTTCAATGAAATCTCAATATACATAACACCTATGTTGGTATGCCCTGAAGCAGTCTCTTTACTTCAGTCGTGTCTTTGAGTGAAAAATTAGGCATGTTCATGAGGCCACAAGGTTATGACAGGCCATATATCTCAAGTGGCAAATTTTTTGCATGGCATTTCTTAAATTTCCGTATCTTTGAATGTCCTCCTCATcagctttaaaaattatttcagtGAATTGATTCTTGTTATGGAATATAAATATTGGTCAAGgttgaatatttttcatttagaaAGGAGTCTCAGACTCTCACATTAATACTGACAGCTTTCAGGATCTTATTCAGTTTGATTCAATGCTCTCATATGTTCAGGGCAAAGATAAAACATCTAATGAAAGAAGGGTTGTGATTTGTATATTTGATGATGTTGTGGAACAATGCCGTGAAGCAGCTCATAAGTaagaatttgttttattatcaaAGAATTTGGTTTGCTATATATTGTTATCTCTAATGTCTTTTTCCCCCAGATACTATGATACCTATCTTCCTTTCCTATTAGAGGCGTCCAGTGATGGTGATGCAGATGTTAGGCAGGTAATGTCTTTAACTTGTAAACAATCCCCGAGTAATGAAACATGCAACCTTGCTAAGAAAACCATATAACTATTTTTGATGTTTCACTTTCTCAGGCAGCTCTTTATGGCATTGGGGTTTGTGCTGAGTTTGGTGGTGCCATGTTCCGACCACTTGTTGGAGGTatcataaaatttttgttatctgtggcttttgtttttctttaccTTCATTGGACTATTGTGTCTTTTTCTGATGACAAATTTTACTGCTCACTTGCAGAGGCTCTTTCAAAGTTAAATAATGTAATAAGACATCCTGATGCACAGCATTCAGATAATTTAATGGCATATGACAATGCTGTTTCGGCTCTAGGGAAAATATGTATGCACCATAGGGATGGTATCGATGCAGCGCAGGTACCTTACCTATTCAACctaataaataaaactctatTTCTCTTTTGCAAGAATAATACAGTGAATTTCCTTATCTGCATTTTGTACCTGGCATGCCAGACTAGTTGATTTCTGAAtgtgtgctttttttttcttttttggatgaagaaaatgattttaattttattggtCTGTCATTATTGATGTAGTTCGTACTTTATGTCTATCACCAGCTGTATATAATGTTTAGAACTGCAGAAGGTTGGATTTTTGTCTTGGAAACACTAAGAAGTTGTTAAGAACTGTCCTCGTCAATTCTTAAACTGCTCATTATGAATGTTCACAATCAGTAGAAATTCCAGTCCTTTGATGTGTTAATTTGTCTGTCCTGATGTTTCTTTACGTCATCTTTGGCAGGTACTTCCAGTCTGGTTAAATTGCTTACCAATAAAAGGTGATCTAGTTGAAGCAAAAATTGTGCATGATCAACTTTGCACAATGGTAGAGAGGTAAGTGACGTTTGTCCCATGCAATATTACTAGCATTTTTCAATACCCTATACCGTTTTTCTTTGAAGGGAAATTTGAGTAACTTATTAGCTAGATTAATCACAAATAGCATCATGTCTGAATAGCTGTTCATTGTTATTTGCAGATCAGACAGGGAACTTTTGGGGCCTAATAACCATTATCTTCCAAAAATAATTTCCATTTTTGCAGAGGTAATGAATGCCTTAcaatcaatatttttatgtgCTTTTACTAGTATGTTTTCGAATGTTTCTCATCCACTCGAATCAAATTTaacttattttgatatatatcatGTGTTTTGTCAGTATAGTTTTGACTCCCTTGATCCTTAACCTATTTGCAATACCTTCCTAGGTTGAAACTAACTTGCAAGAAATGTATCCTTGGGTATATTTGTTTAGTTGGTTTTGAGAACTCAGCTTTTCCATTTTAATCAGTTCTCTAGGTTTTATGGGTGTGATCTGAATCTATTCTCCTTTCTCTTAGATCTTAAATGTGATCAAGGAGATGTGCCATTTATCACCAAAATTAATGTTTGCATCAATCCAGTGAGAGATAATTCCAAATGTTTAGTAATTTCATGATTGCCCTAAATCAAGCATTTACCATTGTGTATTATAGCATCATCATTTGGTTTCATGGACATCATGAGTTTAATGCTGTGATTTCGAACAATAATTTCAATATCAATGTCCTTGAAATAATCGCATTGCATTTTGTGCTGCTTATAAATAAAAGGTTCAAATTTTCTGATTTAAAGAAAATGAGACATCTGCAGACACAGTTTATGCCTGCTTTGTCTTTCTATCTGAGTGCTTATTCCTTCAGCCTTCATCACTAAGTTCATGTGGTTCTATGCTAGGTTTTATGTGCAGGCAACGAACTGGCGACAGAGCAGACCTCTAGCAGGATGATAAATCTTCTAAGGCAGCTTCAGCAAACACTTCCACCAGCAGTTCTTGCCTCGACCTGGTCTACGTTGCATCCTCAGCAGCAGCTTGCTTTGCAATCCGTGCTATCTATGTAATCATTTTGTTCAAGTTTGGATCGTCAGTGCCGATGGAAAACTGTGGCTTTGTTCAGCGAGCATATcctgttctttatttttattttttttctctttttattactTGTGCATCACATCATTTAGCCATTCTTTACATTTGCCAATCACTCGGTATAGGCTTCTTTTATCAGATCTGGATGtgcattgtttgtttgttgagTGATGAAACGTGGAAAGTTTCGAAGTTTTGGTGTGGAGTATGTGTATAATATTGTTAGCAATCTCCTCTTCCTTCTTGTAATTGTTTCAGTATGATAAATTTTAAAGGAAAGGAACTCATTTCTATTTGAGATTTTGAATATTGCTCTTGTTGTCAAGTTGGTGTGGAGGATGATAACCTCTGTAAATTCAATTTTGCTGCCTGGCATGCATTTCTTTAGGTAAAATTTTCcaaattctttattattttattttattttattttattttattttattttattattttttgctgcCTTGTGAGCATCTTTCGTGTGCAATGTCATgctcatttatttgtttattttttattgaggtggagaaagggaaaaaaaaaatgtatgtatTTCTTATGTCATTAGCATGTGtaatagattttatttgtttatttattctgGGTTCAGCTTTATCTTCAAGTCCTGAATAATTAAAGCTCAAAAACTTTTGTGAGCTCTTCCACTAGAActactttatttaattttatggaAGTTAGGTGAAGTTAGTCAAACTCCAACTCCCTCTGTTTTCAACTATTCTTAACTAATATTatggaatttattttattaattccaAACATcccagaagaaaaaaaatatttgaaagcaAGTCAAATGAGCTTTGaatttaaagaaacaaaagattagaacCAAATactaaatccaaaaaaaatgaagtttttaaaaaactcttGCAGTCTTGCATTCCTTAGAAAGATACCTCCCTTTGTTCAATGTTGATCCTTTCCTTTCaatccaaataataattataataataataacaaaacatgAAAACTACATGGAAGAAGCACACACAATAAGAGTTCATAATTGCACTTTTTGCTCAACTtgttacaaaaataaacaactaattaGCTCTTAGATGTGACATTAAAAAGTAGTTTCTTATAAATAATGTCATCCCTAAAGCTCCCATTTGTCATTTAGAGCAATAATTTCCTTCCATGCTTTGCTAATCCATTAATTAGCATCCTTCTCTATTTTAATCCACACAAGTCTTAGTCATCATATATAGATTTAAATAACCAAAATTCTCTAAAAGGACTGATGCATTTAAACTTATAATAATTCACTGACACCACTTGCAACTTAGCTATATCtctaaattgaaaattatattttaaaattgagtTTCTtataaacaaaagagaaaaaaccacATCGGATCAAATATATTCCAAACTAACCATATGttgtattttgataaatattaaaaatgaattgcgattaaaaacaaaaccaatttATTCTTTCTCATATTTATAGCTCTTAATTTGATTGAATATATCAAATATACCAAGAATTTAAGTGTGAAatacttttttaatatataccaTTTCTATGAGTGATGTGGCTTGATAGTGGTTGTCTCAATTATTTCTTGAGTAGAGATAAtactaattttaattagtaGATAAAACCAAACCTAATGACTTCACCACAATAGATTAATCAtgcttaattattaaatttaagtgATAGTGAAGTAAGGTACGAAAAGCGAAAAAAGTCTAATATAATGACACAgcgagggagagagagagagggataaataaataaacatacatatataaataaacatataaaaacatatacatTGAAAGGTCTGTTGCACCTGTCACGCTATTAGAAAGATTCCAACCCATTAAG comes from Dioscorea cayenensis subsp. rotundata cultivar TDr96_F1 chromosome 15, TDr96_F1_v2_PseudoChromosome.rev07_lg8_w22 25.fasta, whole genome shotgun sequence and encodes:
- the LOC120277258 gene encoding importin-5-like encodes the protein MDLHPDMAAILGADPAAFESLISALMSSNNDQRSHAESLFNLCRDHHPDSLAFKLAQLLLSSAPVELRSMAAILLRKLLTRDADPSSSSYLWPRLSPQTQSSLKSALLSVIQREDSKSISKKVCDTISELASGLLDDDSWPEFLPFLFSAVAASDSPRLAESSLLIFSQLTQYIGHTLVPHLALLHSILLASLSHPTSADVRIAALNAAINLVQCLPSAQERDQFQDLLPAMIRTLTEALNTGQEATAQEALELLIELAGTEPRFLRKQLPDVVGSMLQIAEAPQLEEGTRHLAVEFVITLAEARERAPGMMRRLPQFVARLFSVLMKMLLDINDEPSWHGAETEDEDAGEMSSYSVGQESLDRLSIALGGNTIVPVASEQLPAYFSSPEWQKRHAALITLAQIAEGCCKVMIKNLEQVVNMVLTSFQDPHPRVRWAAINAIGQLSTDLGPDLQDQYHHRVLPALAGAMDDFQNSRVQAHAASAVLNFTENCTPEILAPYMDGIVSKLLVLLGSGKQMVQEGALTALASVADSSQEQFQKYYDAVMPYLKTILMNATDKSNRMLRAKSMECISLVGMAVGKDKFRDDAKQVMEVLMALQGSQLEADDPITSYMLQAWARLCKCLGQDFLPYMSVVMPPLLQSAQLKPDVTITSADSDDDFDASDDESIETITLGDKRIGIRTSVLEEKATACNMLCCYADELKEGFYPWISQVAPTLVPLLKFYFHEEVRKAAVSAMPELLRSAKLAVEKGLTPGHDDSCVKQLSDYIIPALVEALHKEPETEICVSMLDALNQCMQLSGPLLNEAQVRSIVDEIKHVITASSTRITERAERTKTEDFDTEEGEFLKEENEQEEEIFDRVGDCLGTLVKTFKTSFLPFFNEISIYITPMLGKDKTSNERRVVICIFDDVVEQCREAAHKYYDTYLPFLLEASSDGDADVRQAALYGIGVCAEFGGAMFRPLVGEALSKLNNVIRHPDAQHSDNLMAYDNAVSALGKICMHHRDGIDAAQVLPVWLNCLPIKGDLVEAKIVHDQLCTMVERSDRELLGPNNHYLPKIISIFAEVLCAGNELATEQTSSRMINLLRQLQQTLPPAVLASTWSTLHPQQQLALQSVLSM